One window of Elaeis guineensis isolate ETL-2024a chromosome 11, EG11, whole genome shotgun sequence genomic DNA carries:
- the LOC105053559 gene encoding ACT domain-containing protein ACR8-like, whose product MEWPACLDEFLSRMNTPRVVIDNAVCPTATLVKVDSPRKHGVLLEAVQVLTDLDLSINKGYISSDGRWFMDVFHVTDPHGRKLTDDSVISCIEHSLTPGAAPSSAAAALDGLTALELTGTDRPGLLSEVFAVLADLRCSVVEAKVWTHNGRIAALIFVRDEDSGSPIEDAHRIRRVEARLRHVLKGDRDDVRGAKSTTVPSPSLTHSDRRLHQLMFADRDYERISSAEPTSSSSSQPSISVQNWVDRGYSIVNIQCRDRPKLLFDIVCTLTDMEYVVFHGTIDTDGDRAHQEFYIRHLDGSPISSEAERQRVIQCLQAAIERRASEGLRLELCTMDRRGLLADVTRTFRENGLSVTRAEVSTKDQMAMNVFYVTDAAGHPADPKTIDAVIETIGSTSLKVNEDRPLRSCQNRPGGDEAASGGGAGLFYLGSLVKRNLYNLGLIRSCS is encoded by the exons ATGGAATGGCCGGCGTGTTTGGATGAGTTCCTCAGCCGGATGAATACTCCCAG AGTCGTCATCGACAATGCCGTCTGCCCCACTGCGACCCTGGTCAAGGTGGACAGTCCCCGGAAGCACGGGGTCCTGCTGGAGGCGGTCCAGGTCCTCACCGACCTCGACCTCTCCATCAACAAGGGCTACATCTCCTCCGACGGCCGCTGGTTCATGGACGTCTTCCACGTCACCGACCCCCACGGCCGCAAGCTCACCGATGATTCTGTCATCTCCTGCATCGAGCACTCGCTCACCCCCGGCGCCGCCCCGAGCTCCGCCGCTGCCGCCCTCGACGGCCTCACCGCCCTCGAGCTCACAGGCACCGACCGCCCTGGCCTCCTCTCCGAGGTCTTCGCCGTCCTCGCCGACCTCCGCTGCAGCGTCGTGGAGGCCAAGGTCTGGACCCACAACGGCAGGATCGCGGCGCTCATCTTCGTCCGCGACGAGGATTCCGGCTCCCCGATCGAGGACGCCCACCGGATCCGCCGCGTGGAGGCCCGCCTCCGCCACGTCCTCAAGGGCGACCGCGACGACGTCCGCGGCGCCAAGAGCACCACCGTGCCGTCGCCGTCGCTTACCCACTCCGATCGCCGCCTCCACCAGCTGATGTTCGCCGACCGCGATTACGAGCGGATCTCCTCCGCCGAGCCCACCTCCTCGTCGTCATCACAGCCGTCCATTTCGGTCCAGAACTGGGTCGATCGCGGTTACTCGATCGTGAACATCCAGTGCCGGGATCGCCCCAAGCTCCTGTTCGACATCGTGTGTACCCTCACCGACATGGAGTATGTGGTGTTCCACGGCACCATTGATACAGATGGAGATCGAGCTCACCAG GAATTTTACATCAGGCATTTAGATGGGAGCCCCATCAGTTCAGAAGCAGAGCGGCAGCGCGTGATCCAATGCTTGCAAGCCGCCATTGAGCGCAGAGCATCCGAG GGGTTGAGATTGGAGCTGTGCACCATGGACCGGCGAGGCCTGCTCGCCGACGTGACCCGTACCTTCCGTGAGAACGGCCTCTCGGTGACGAGGGCCGAGGTCTCGACCAAAGACCAAATGGCGATGAATGTGTTCTACGTCACCGACGCCGCCGGCCACCCGGCCGACCCCAAGACTATCGACGCCGTGATCGAGACGATCGGCAGTACGAGCCTCAAGGTGAATGAGGACCGGCCGCTGCGGTCGTGCCAGAATAGACCGGGTGGCGATGAGGCGGCGTCCGGTGGTGGCGCGGGGCTGTTCTATCTGGGGAGCTTAGTGAAGAGGAATCTCTACAACCTGGGCCTCATCAGATCCTGCTCCTAA